The Lates calcarifer isolate ASB-BC8 linkage group LG18, TLL_Latcal_v3, whole genome shotgun sequence region tattatcattgttatgTACATTTGTATTCAATCTATTTTATATACCTCTAAAGTCAATATTAagtgctttgttgttgtttcttttaccAATACAAAAGAACTGAGTTCTACTACTTCTATTCAATCAGAAgtaacatttttctctgttgttgtgtaGTCAGAAGCTACACTAGGTTTAGCAGCAGAGAAATGTATGGAAAAAGTTGCTTTAAGTTGCTGTGATGAGAAACTttcttaaaataatgaataataactTAATCTTAGATAGTCATTATTTAGAAATatgaagtcattattttgagaaaatttctcataataatgaattacaggattcttatcattatttttttcctcagtgatgGAAAAAGGGCTTCCATAGAAATACAAGCTGCttggctgctttgtttttgttgggaaGTGCATAAATAAAGGTATAAAAGGTAATAAAGGTATCTAAAGCTcagtatctgtctgtgtctctgacaTTTTCAGAGGTCTGAGCatataaaaacattcagtataGGAAAAAcgtaaataaaataatcagaattCCTGTCCCAGAGAAGtcctttcttatttcctctcttgttAATCATCTTGTGATCCCTTGGACTAATTTTGAGTGTGAAGCTCcaggttgagaaccactggaCTGAACTGTAGGCATGACTGTGTTGAAATAAGCAGAAAAGAATAAATGCCTGTGTGAACATGTCTGATGACTCAGTTTGTTCCTGCAGTGTTGTAAATCAAACGCACCTCAGTGAGTTCAGACCAGATgagtaatgtgtgtttgtgtggcgtCACGAGGATCGCTTAATTTCACAGCGAGCGCTGACTACTGTTAACGTCCTTTTCTCTGGCTTAAATACTTCCCTTTCTAAAAAGAGCATTCTGTCCCTGCAAGTGCTAATTTTAAAGTGCTCCTCCTCACATATAAAATTACAGTCTAGCTCCACCACACTTAATGAGCCTTATCACTCTCCCTACACTCCTTCACATGCTGTAACGTCTCAGCAGGAAAGACGTCTTGTCATCCTAAGATAAACCCCTCCAGGCAGTAGAGCTTTCTCCTCCTGTGACCCCCTTTTTCAGTACAATAAACTCCCAGCTGCCTTTTGAGGAAGGCACAACCATATTTAAAACCTGTTTATTCCTGCGAGAGTACTGAACTCTGTAGTGCAGGAAAGTGGCAGTGAAGTTGCActttgtgtttctattattgTTACAACTTTTTAATGTAACTCTCCTGAggttcctctgtcttttcccttaaaggataactccttTTGAACtaatttttgaacctgggccttattctctcatgtttttgggtataaatgattgatagggacaaaaacctttggaatcAGTTAAGTATTGAGCAAGAGCGGCGTACCCTGCCACTGAGAAcacctttttgtttaaccagaaacatcactatatatcactaccagattCTACTgatgttcctgtttttgtcaatggagtctggtagtgatatatagtgatgtttctagttaaactaaaaggatcttacttTTCAGTATAAATGTctttctctgtaggaatcctaccCATTTTGGTCTGTATgaatcatttacatccaaaaatatggaaaaataaggccctgtggagtttttccTGCTCTTCAGTTCAGGTTGAGTCTAAAACACCAAATTTCTCTTTAGAagtcaatacatttttttcacaattaaTGAGGAATAAGGCTCCAAATTAAAATTACTGTTGGGCCCAGTCACAGCAGCATTTAAACTGGAGAAATTTTGTCGCAGAGTAAATAATTTTCTCTGAAATCTCTGCAATCTGCAACTCATTTTGCAGGGTGAAGAAAATCTGTGCAAACCTTTCGTGTCATGTTCAACTTTGGACACATGAATTTCAGACACTGATCAATAGCGAAACGTCTTGATGGTGTTTTGAGGGAACAAACAGCCGGATGCTGTGTCTCAGTTTATGTACTTCCCTAATCACACTTGCTATAAGAGCCAGGATGTCAAAAAGTGGAACAGCGGACACTTCCTGGTCACCATCTTGGCTATGTAGCAGAAGGGGAGGGACCACCATGGTggctgagggaggaggacaTGTCATCGGCGCAGATGGCCAAAATCCTGTCGTCAAAACGTTGCTTTAAAAACCAGAGCGCCAGGTGGCTTCAGGCAGTAATGGATCGGAGCGCCGCCACAAACCAAAGCCCCACACTAAGCCCTGTCCATGTGGGCCTGGTGATGGCTCCGCCCGCCTCCAGGTGTAATGTGTAGTTACAGGTCGGAGTGGGCTTAACTTGGGTGGGTTTAACTTGGGTGGGGTCAGTTGGGGTGCGTTGTAACAGGAAGTCGTGTTTCATGGCAGAGTATTGATCAGGACCATACGGGACATTAAGTGTCTCTGTTAAAACCTCGTGACCTGGGTACGTCACCTGTTGGTCAAAGAGATCAGAAGAAGTGTGGTTAATGTCTCATGAGAGTGTAACTGCAATAACCAGAGCTCTACCACTAGAGGTCACTGTAtctctgagagtgtgtgtgtttactgtgaagGTGTAGTTTCCAGGTAGCAGCAGTCTGTAGTATTCTCCATATTGGTCAGTTCTGAACGGACACATGTTCCtgcgacctttgacctccactACTGCGTTCTGCACTGGCGCTCCTGAAGCATCAAACACacgacctttgacccctgaACACAAATATAAGATGATTATTAAGCATCAAATCTGGTTCAGTTTCACTTTAACTCCAGAAAGACAGGTGAACACATGAACAGGTGGACAGAGGTGTACAGACAAACAGGTACTGACCCAGGTGGACCTGCTGGATGTAGGCCCGCAGTGCCCTCTTGTTCTCTGTCCACAGAGCAGGAAGCTCCCTGACTGGAGGAAACTTGCAGCAGGACACCTCCAGAGTCAACTCCAAACACTGAGCCCACACGTAGTTATAGTCCTGCATcccacctggaaacacacacagacacacaccatgaAGGAGATGGTTAAAAACAGCATGAGACATGAGAGGCACAAGAGCAACTAAACAAAAATAACCAACTCTGATTAATTATAGATTATGGAAAGCTTTTACTGTGGCCAGAAACGACGctatgagagcagagagagtgaagcAGGACAGGAGAGTTGTTGTCCTGAGACAAGATTCACCTGAAGGACTGAATCTGTTTTCTCAGGGAAGAAACTTTCTGCTTATCTGACATTAATTCATATGACCAGAACGAAGCGATCTTTGTAGTTTTTAGTGTAAATCCCTGATGTATAGTCGCCTCAAGTGGAGCTGTTGTCAGTTGGGTGATTGGGTTGCAGAGATCAGgtttctgcagcaggaaaccagaggaggcagagcagtgATGAACAGGCAGCCGCTCCTcatcctgtttctgtctcattctctgCAGGTTTACAGTCAGTTCTGCCGAGCATGGTGGACctcaaatgtaaacatttagTGCAGCTGCATGTAGTGATCTAAGAGTGTGAAGGTCAAGGTGGAGgagtgtgtagtgtgtagtgtcTGACAAcgttatggataggattcctacagagacagacatttgTATTTAACAGTAAGATCcatttagtttaaccagaaacatcactatatatcactaccagactccattgacaaaaacaataattttacagagcagaacacaggagctgctggaataccactgcagttagattgtttgtgttattgtgtgactttcagtggtggaagtgttcagatcctttacatcagtacaaatacaacacaataactaactaacagatggaagcagtggtattccagcagctcctgtgttctgtgaggtaaaattgttgtttttgtcaatggagtctggtagtgatatatagctgtgtttctggtgaaactaaaaggatcttatCCATTATGTTATCAGACACTTATGAGCCCAAAAATATGGGTTGAAAAATACCTTTAAGGTGAGGAGCCGTGGCAAGTAACTTAATACATTTACTCCATTACTGTGTTCACTGAACCAGATCAGATGGTTGTCTCTTgaaaaaaatactaaacaaCACTTGAAGCAAAGTGCTGACCTGACAGAGGATACCACTGGTATCCGTTGGTGATGCCGTCTAGGAACAAGGCGTTGTCGTTGCAGCTGTCACCCTGGTGCATGGAGCCGTGGTTGTGGGAGTACACCTTGGCCAGGTGGACAAACACGTCATCATCAGGGGTGATGCTGGCCCCACCCACCAGCTCACttcctgagaaaaaaacagaacgAGTTATATTAAATGCTCAAATTTTACAAATAGTAGATGTGAAAATGATGTTTAAATGAGAGAAGAGGCTCTGTAACTTTATTTGCGCAACACATTTTGTACACAGGGTAATTAAAAATGGCTGACTATAAGAATAAAACAGCATACAATGAAGAATAAAATTCAGATTTCCAAATAAAAATagacagtgctgctgtttgacacATACAATTTTATTCATCTGTGaagttacagtttttgtttgaatgtgtttacCTCCATTGCTGTTGTCATATGGATAACTGGCCACCAGAGCTCCTCCGTGAAGGTTTGCAGAAAGGACGAAACTCTCAGTCCTcaaccagccaatcacagccctGACCTGTAACGCATCCAGTGATGTTTTGTATACTTTTTGATACTTCTGCTCTTCGATTTTAGacagattttgaatgcaggatttgcACTTAtactggagtatttttacatggCTGACCaacctctgcctctctcttctcctcatcgAGCCGTGATTGCCGTCGGAGACCAGCGAAAGCATCAGGGAAGTTCCTGTTCAGATCGATGCCATTTTGGTTGAACCTGAAATAGATGGACAGACATACACATTGTTTACGCTGAGATGACACAGACACTCTCTGGTTCCAGTTTTGGAGTATGTGCTGAGGGTCCTGTGAGCAAGGCACTCATGTTGACAGCCATTTCCCACGATCCTCTGAGTGTACCCAGGAAGTGAGTGTCTCTTTATTTATACAGGGGAGtttatgattaaaaacaaacaaacaaacactgggagaatgtaaacagacaaaaaaaaaaaaaaagacaagtgaaTTAGTAATGTTTAAGctaaggtcaaaggtcattgaGCGACCTCACAAGCTGCTGACTCATAGATATATATACACATCTTCTTATaaggttatttatttattttattatgtatgtattcacacatacacatgtttgaacctgtttattttttaacaagacTGTGAACGGATGTGTCCCCACAATgtccaaacactgtcacaaataCAGGAGTCTTTAGAAGAAGTCAAAACACTCATTAGATACTTAGagtttttactgttactgtaatgtgtatgtgtgtgatataGATCAACAGTGTGCGTCTGGTTTCCTGCTTATCAGAGTGTTTTGGGCGTTGGAGCGTCACATGGTTTAGGCTATACTCAGCAAGCATGTCGGCTTTGAGTGTGTTTATCCTCCTGAAGTCTTTAACATCTTGTTTTGACATTTGgtctgacaaacacagacacacagagagacacacacacacgttttggAGACTGACATGTACTGTGGCACAACCTAAGCTGATCCATCTGCTTCTTAAACTTCTTAAGGACCCGGTGAaataatacatacattttaaattcttATCCTGTGCTGCTCTGTTATCTGTCAGAAAGATCATTTTTGATTATCTATATACCAgaatctgtcttttttcctgtaaaacattacaaatacTATCATTGTCAATATAGCTCATGTGTCATAGTGGATAGAAGAGTGATATCAAGGCTCAGAGTTGTGTGTTTGGACACGCCGTCAACAactttgtttatgtttagggggattaaaataattaatagaGTTGAATAACATCCAGTTTAAAATTAATCCAAAAGAATATATTTAGAGCATCATGGATGGTGTTGAGTATCTGAGACCAGATGTTTTTGGCTTTCACAGTCATTACTTGAGAGTGACTACCACTCTACACAGTCAACTTTTTGTTGATGATTGAAATGATTGAAACGATGCTTTGCCCACAAATTATTTTCACTCAGATATCCGTCACATTTTAGAAACTAAAAATGCTTCAACTGCTGTATCACTCAGCTGTTTACACTCCTGACTTTCACCTTAAATTTAATCTCACTGGAAAAGCGTTTGTATCaagtattccctctcttttacctctctttttggtctccaccacctaAAGGAACTATTTCATTGTTtagttgctaaatgctccactgtgttcatcatctggtctctaactgtgtctgctgTACCTGAGCTGGTAGAGCACAGTAGCTTTGTCAGAGCTTGTTTGATGAAAAACAGctgacacagaacaaaaaatggTAAACgcatcaaaatgtgtgtgtctctaccTGCCCTGGCTGTACTGGCAGTGTGTGCCTGCATCATCAAAGCCATCGGGGTTCATTGACGGGAGGATGTGGATGCGGGTGCTATTCAATAACTGCAACGACCATGTTTCGTTGTTTCGGTAACCACGCACCAGGTCATCGATTAGCTGGAGCAGCAACACACGGCCGAgaacctgcacaaacacaaaatcatgttttaatCACTTCAGAGGACATTGCAGTGACTTACATTCTCTACTGCTCGCCTAAACCTAACCTCAAACCAAGAGTTCACCCTAAAATTTAACTTTACATCAATGAGATttgctttttgtccccacaATGTGACTGTGCTATGTCCTCCCTTCATGAgtaatataaacacacacacactacttttGGTTAATTAAAACTGACCAAAAGTAGAGACTTAAAGGGATAAATGTGACTGATTTTTCTAAGgttaatttgattaaaagctGAATGAAGTCTGGTACTTTAGCATGAACACAAACTACTGCCAGACTTCCTCTTGTCACTGCTGCTCAGTTTCaaactttcatttatttccacCCAACAtcaggtttttttctgttgacatgacatgacattgCCGCTCGATGAGCCTGCATGTTCCCTCCTGATGGAAAGAGCAGGGGAGGAGGTGATGCTGTGAGTCAGCGAGGAATTGAAACGCAATCTAAGAGACGAGTTAGGGGCTGTTTTTCTGAGGCAGATGACTGATTGGACAGTGGggagagaattaaaaaaaaaactttgtgaaTGAATGGGAGCCtcaggagggagaaagagagaagggtgGGAAAGGTGAAaaggtgtgtgcgtgtacaaagacgccacacacacacacacgttaggACTAGCACTGCCTCTGGccatcattttgttttcctccatcaCTTGTCTAAactgtctccctctgttctctctctacTGCcg contains the following coding sequences:
- the cpm gene encoding carboxypeptidase M, which encodes MSSLLLLLVFFLPLLILTPASALEFRYHNNHEIEQYLRQINASNPDITHLYSIGQSVRGQQLWVLALGLSPHRHTVGTPEFKYVANMHGNEVLGRVLLLQLIDDLVRGYRNNETWSLQLLNSTRIHILPSMNPDGFDDAGTHCQYSQGRFNQNGIDLNRNFPDAFAGLRRQSRLDEEKREAEVRAVIGWLRTESFVLSANLHGGALVASYPYDNSNGGSELVGGASITPDDDVFVHLAKVYSHNHGSMHQGDSCNDNALFLDGITNGYQWYPLSGGMQDYNYVWAQCLELTLEVSCCKFPPVRELPALWTENKRALRAYIQQVHLGVKGRVFDASGAPVQNAVVEVKGRRNMCPFRTDQYGEYYRLLLPGNYTFTVTYPGHEVLTETLNVPYGPDQYSAMKHDFLLQRTPTDPTQVKPTQVKPTPTCNYTLHLEAGGAITRPTWTGLSVGLWFVAALRSITA